CGATGAGGCCGCCCAGGCACTCGGCAAGCCGCCGCTGCTGGCCTTCCTCCGGGTCACGCTGCGGCTCACCGCCCCGGCCGCCGCGGGCGGTGCCGCGCTGGTGTTCCTGGCGATCGTGAACGAACTGACGGCAACACTCCTGCTCTCCCCCAACGGCACCAGGACGCTCGCCACCGAGTTCTGGAGCAAGAGCAGCGAAATCGACTACGCCGGGGCGGCGCCGTACGCCCTGCTGATGATCCTGATTTCGGCACCGATGACCTACCTCCTCTTCCAGCAGTCCAAGAAAGCAGCGGGACAGTGACCGACTACAGCCCCTCCCGGCTCCCGGAACCGCGGATCGCCGCGTCCGTGGCCACCAGCACCAACAGCCACCTGCAAATCGACGCCGTCACCAAGAACTTCGGCGCCCAGGCCGTGCTCAAGGGCGTCAACCTCTCGGTGGCGAAGGGCGGCACGACGGCGATCGTGGGACCTTCCGGCTCCGGCAAGACCACGCTGCTGCGGCTGATCGCCGGTTTTGAACACCCGGACACGGGCAGCATTTCGCTCGACGGCGCCAAGGTGGCGGGCGACGGCGTCTGGGTCCCGGCGCACAAGCGCCACGTGGGCTACGTGGCGCAGGACGGCGCCCTGTTCCCGCACCTGAGCGTCGGTCAGAACATCTCCTTCGGGCTCGACGCCGGCAAGCTCCCCGGCGGGCACCGTGGTGTGAACGACCGGGTGGCGGAACTGCTGGACATGGTCTCCCTGGACCCGGCCATGGCCAAGCGGCGCCCGCACGAGCTCTCCGGCGGGCAGCAGCAGCGTGTGGCCCTGGCCCGTGCCCTCGCCCGCGAGCCGGAACTGATGCTGTTGGACGAGCCGTTCTCCGCCCTGGACGCGGGCCTGCGCGTGGCCACCCGCCGGGCGGTGGGCAAGGTGCTCCAGGACGCCGGCGTCAC
This DNA window, taken from Pseudarthrobacter sp. ATCC 49987, encodes the following:
- a CDS encoding ABC transporter ATP-binding protein, with amino-acid sequence MTDYSPSRLPEPRIAASVATSTNSHLQIDAVTKNFGAQAVLKGVNLSVAKGGTTAIVGPSGSGKTTLLRLIAGFEHPDTGSISLDGAKVAGDGVWVPAHKRHVGYVAQDGALFPHLSVGQNISFGLDAGKLPGGHRGVNDRVAELLDMVSLDPAMAKRRPHELSGGQQQRVALARALAREPELMLLDEPFSALDAGLRVATRRAVGKVLQDAGVTTILVTHDQGEALSFADQVAVMRGGRLAQIGNPFIVYTRPADRATAEFLGDAVILDAWMEGSLATCSLGGIPVRRPPAQGRVQLMLRPEQIRIAEDGPIRGVVVDTDYFGPETTVRLKLAVPPVLAEGAVADPRYPGGGEIITIRHWNASIARPGTELCLRVVGEAVAFPMEDLPPA